The Breoghania sp. genome has a segment encoding these proteins:
- the irrA gene encoding iron response transcriptional regulator IrrA: protein MADHAMDLHTPHSRHSVRDMLRDAGLRPTRQRLALAELLFSKGNRHISAELLHEEAVLARVPVSLATVYNTLHQFTEAGMLREVAVEGTKTYFDTNVGDHHHFFIEGENRVVDIPGPSVSVEGLPIAPEGMEIVRVDVVVRLRRKDA, encoded by the coding sequence ATGGCCGACCACGCAATGGACCTTCATACGCCTCATTCGCGGCACAGCGTTCGCGACATGCTGCGTGACGCCGGACTTCGGCCCACCCGCCAGCGCCTTGCCCTGGCGGAGCTTCTGTTTTCGAAGGGCAATCGCCATATTTCGGCGGAGCTTCTTCACGAAGAGGCTGTTCTGGCCCGTGTCCCCGTTTCGCTTGCGACGGTCTACAACACCCTGCATCAGTTCACCGAGGCAGGCATGTTGCGCGAAGTCGCGGTCGAAGGGACCAAGACCTATTTCGACACCAATGTCGGCGATCACCATCACTTCTTCATCGAGGGTGAAAACCGCGTGGTCGACATCCCCGGTCCCAGTGTGTCGGTCGAAGGCCTTCCCATTGCGCCCGAAGGCATGGAAATCGTGCGTGTGGATGTCGTCGTGCGTCTGCGTCGCAAGGACGCCTGA
- a CDS encoding folylpolyglutamate synthase/dihydrofolate synthase family protein, producing the protein MDHSTPILERLLGLHPKEIDLSLGRMQRLLDAMGNPERRLPPVFHVAGTNGKGSTTAFLRAMLEAAGKRVHVYTSPHLVRFHERIRLAHEGGGRIVEDDVLCTALKEVEQINDGAPITFFEISTAVAMQLFASHPADVLLLEVGLGGRLDATNVIDAPLASVITPVSLDHERFLGSRIEEIGFEKAGILKKGRPGVIGPQTDAVREVIEREAARVGAPLMIHGQDWMAHEEHGRLIYQDEQGLLDLPRPRLIGNHQFENAGTAIAALRASGIWPGSDAVQEGLSSVSWPARMQRLREGELLSQIPQDAEVWLDGGHNPGAGTVISAAMAELGDKVDRPVYLVAGMLNTKDPVGFFKAFEGLAHYVLTVPINTSQAGRTPEELAGFAAEAGLIAEPVGDIPEALLRIRALSAGDTAPRILMCGSLYLAGEVLDLNGTPPR; encoded by the coding sequence ATGGATCATAGCACGCCTATCCTGGAGCGCCTTCTCGGTCTCCATCCGAAGGAGATCGACCTGTCGCTGGGCCGCATGCAGCGGCTTCTCGATGCCATGGGGAATCCCGAGCGGCGGCTGCCGCCGGTCTTTCATGTCGCGGGCACGAACGGCAAGGGATCGACCACGGCCTTCCTGCGCGCCATGCTGGAGGCAGCGGGAAAACGCGTTCACGTCTACACCTCGCCGCATCTGGTCCGCTTCCACGAACGCATCCGGCTGGCCCATGAGGGCGGCGGACGGATCGTGGAAGACGATGTGCTCTGCACGGCCTTGAAGGAGGTTGAGCAGATCAATGACGGCGCGCCGATCACCTTCTTCGAAATCTCCACCGCCGTCGCCATGCAGCTTTTCGCCAGCCATCCGGCGGATGTCCTGCTGCTGGAGGTCGGTCTCGGTGGACGGCTCGACGCCACCAATGTCATCGATGCCCCGCTCGCCAGCGTGATCACGCCCGTGTCGCTCGATCATGAGCGTTTTCTCGGCAGCCGGATCGAGGAAATCGGGTTCGAGAAGGCCGGTATTCTCAAGAAGGGCCGCCCCGGCGTGATCGGCCCGCAGACAGATGCCGTGCGCGAGGTGATCGAACGCGAAGCCGCCCGTGTCGGCGCCCCCTTGATGATCCACGGTCAGGACTGGATGGCGCATGAGGAACATGGCCGCCTGATCTATCAGGACGAGCAGGGCCTGCTGGACCTGCCCCGTCCGCGGCTTATCGGCAATCACCAGTTCGAAAACGCGGGAACGGCCATCGCCGCCCTGCGCGCCTCTGGCATCTGGCCGGGATCGGACGCGGTGCAGGAAGGGCTGTCCAGCGTTTCCTGGCCGGCCCGCATGCAGCGCCTGCGCGAAGGCGAACTCCTGAGCCAGATCCCGCAAGACGCGGAAGTCTGGCTCGATGGCGGGCACAATCCCGGCGCAGGCACGGTCATTTCGGCCGCCATGGCGGAGCTTGGCGACAAGGTGGATCGCCCGGTCTATCTCGTTGCGGGCATGCTCAACACCAAGGATCCCGTCGGCTTCTTCAAGGCTTTTGAAGGCCTCGCCCATTACGTGCTGACCGTGCCGATCAACACATCGCAGGCCGGGCGCACACCGGAGGAACTGGCAGGCTTTGCCGCCGAGGCCGGGCTGATCGCGGAACCGGTCGGTGACATCCCCGAGGCGCTCTTGCGCATCCGCGCGCTTTCGGCCGGCGATACCGCCCCGCGCATCTTGATGTGCGGCTCGCTCTATCTGGCCGGGGAAGTGCTCGACCTGAACGGCACCCCGCCGCGCTGA
- the fabA gene encoding 3-hydroxyacyl-[acyl-carrier-protein] dehydratase FabA encodes MQERASSYDYEDLLACGRGELFGAGNAQLPLPPMLMFDKITEISEDGGEFGKGCVRATLAIKPDLWFFPCHFKGDPVMPGCLGLDALWQMVGFHLGWLGSPGRGRALAVGEVKFTGMVTPDVKEIEYGVDLKRVMRSKLVLGIANGWVKADGEEIYRASDLKVGLFQS; translated from the coding sequence ATGCAGGAACGCGCCTCAAGTTACGACTATGAAGACCTTCTCGCCTGCGGGCGCGGCGAACTTTTCGGCGCGGGCAACGCGCAGCTGCCGCTTCCGCCGATGCTGATGTTCGACAAGATCACCGAGATCAGCGAAGACGGCGGTGAGTTCGGCAAGGGTTGCGTGCGTGCCACGCTGGCCATCAAGCCGGACCTGTGGTTTTTCCCCTGTCACTTCAAGGGCGATCCGGTGATGCCGGGCTGCCTCGGCCTCGACGCTTTGTGGCAAATGGTCGGTTTTCACCTCGGATGGCTCGGCTCTCCCGGTCGCGGCCGCGCGCTCGCCGTGGGCGAAGTGAAGTTCACCGGGATGGTGACGCCGGACGTCAAGGAAATCGAATACGGCGTGGATCTGAAGCGCGTCATGCGCTCCAAGCTCGTCCTCGGCATCGCCAATGGCTGGGTGAAGGCCGACGGCGAAGAGATCTATCGCGCGTCTGACCTCAAGGTCGGCTTGTTCCAGAGCTGA
- a CDS encoding DUF2244 domain-containing protein, with the protein MSDANVKKSAEAEETSAGRDHPVDPFFSAVLTPYRSLGPKGFLALMLIFGGVSFFTGLFFVSIGAWPIFGFFGLDVALVWFAFRSNYRQARAFEEVHVSAEEVILRKVSPRGESQVYRFNPVWVRIAVERIEDEGVIRLCLRSHGNEVELGHFLSPLDRQNFASALAGALSAARGGGPAPRPAGGPHGA; encoded by the coding sequence ATGAGCGACGCCAACGTGAAAAAGTCGGCCGAAGCGGAAGAGACTTCGGCGGGCCGGGACCATCCCGTGGATCCTTTCTTTTCGGCCGTCCTGACCCCTTACCGTTCGCTCGGTCCGAAGGGGTTTCTCGCGTTGATGCTGATTTTCGGCGGCGTCTCCTTTTTCACCGGGCTGTTCTTCGTCTCCATCGGGGCCTGGCCGATTTTCGGTTTCTTCGGTCTCGACGTGGCGCTGGTCTGGTTCGCCTTTCGCAGCAATTATCGCCAGGCGCGCGCCTTTGAGGAAGTGCATGTTTCCGCCGAAGAAGTGATCCTGCGCAAGGTTTCCCCGCGTGGCGAGAGCCAGGTTTACCGGTTCAATCCCGTCTGGGTGCGCATCGCGGTGGAGCGGATCGAGGATGAGGGCGTGATCCGGCTTTGTCTGCGTTCGCACGGCAACGAGGTCGAGCTCGGCCACTTCCTGAGCCCGCTCGACCGACAGAATTTTGCGTCGGCCCTTGCGGGTGCGCTGTCCGCGGCGCGCGGCGGAGGACCGGCACCGCGCCCGGCAGGGGGGCCGCACGGCGCCTGA
- the accD gene encoding acetyl-CoA carboxylase, carboxyltransferase subunit beta yields MNWINNVVRPKIQSFLQKRDTPENLWIKCPETGEMVFHRDLEQNQWVVPSSGHHMRISAKRRLEFFFDGGVFETLETPEVTIDPLKFRDERRYTDRLKDAKTKTGMDDAVVVASGSVQGLQITTAVQDFAFIGGSLGMAAGEAIIAGLDHAREAGTPFVLFAASGGARMQEGILSLMQMPRTTAAIRLLREAGLPYIVVLTNPTTGGVTASYAMLGDVHIAEPGALIGFAGPRVIEQIIREKLPEGFQRSEYLFDHGMVDMVVHRHDIPETVARICSLLMSKPVLAKPVAAAPAQDAEEKADADA; encoded by the coding sequence GTGAACTGGATCAACAACGTCGTCCGCCCGAAAATCCAGAGTTTCCTGCAGAAACGGGACACTCCGGAAAATCTCTGGATCAAGTGCCCGGAGACGGGAGAGATGGTGTTTCATCGTGATCTGGAGCAGAACCAGTGGGTGGTTCCCAGCTCTGGCCACCACATGCGCATCAGCGCGAAGCGACGCCTTGAGTTTTTCTTCGATGGCGGCGTTTTCGAGACCCTCGAAACGCCCGAGGTCACCATCGATCCGCTGAAGTTCCGCGACGAGCGCCGTTACACCGACCGCCTGAAGGACGCCAAGACCAAGACCGGCATGGACGATGCCGTGGTCGTGGCCAGCGGGTCGGTCCAGGGCCTGCAGATCACCACCGCGGTCCAGGATTTTGCCTTTATCGGCGGGTCGCTCGGCATGGCGGCGGGTGAGGCGATCATCGCCGGTCTCGACCATGCCCGCGAGGCGGGAACGCCCTTCGTCCTGTTTGCGGCCTCCGGCGGCGCGCGCATGCAGGAAGGCATCCTCTCGCTGATGCAGATGCCGCGCACCACCGCCGCCATTCGCCTGCTGCGCGAGGCGGGCCTTCCCTATATCGTGGTGCTGACCAACCCGACCACGGGTGGCGTCACCGCGTCCTATGCGATGCTCGGCGACGTTCACATCGCCGAACCCGGTGCCCTGATCGGCTTTGCCGGGCCCCGCGTCATCGAACAGATCATCCGCGAGAAGCTGCCGGAAGGCTTCCAACGCTCGGAATACCTGTTCGATCACGGCATGGTCGACATGGTGGTGCACCGCCACGACATTCCCGAAACCGTCGCCCGCATCTGTTCGCTGTTGATGAGCAAGCCCGTCCTTGCCAAGCCGGTTGCGGCTGCTCCGGCCCAGGACGCGGAAGAAAAGGCCGACGCGGACGCCTGA
- the fabB gene encoding beta-ketoacyl-ACP synthase I: MRRVVVTGMGIVSSIGNTTQEVLTSLRDAKSGIVFAEDYEKLGFRCQVHGAPTLDPAEALDRRTTRFMGAGAAWNYIAMQQAIEDAGLEESDITNERTGLIMGSGGPSTKAIVEAADIARQKGPRRIGPTAVPKAMSSTNSATLATPFKIHGVNYSISAACATTNICIGNAAELIQWGKQDVVFAGGGEELDWTLSVLFDAMGAMSSKHNDTPSTASRAYDANRDGFVIAGGAGVLVLEEYERAKARGAKIYAEIVGYGATSDGYDMVAPSGEGAARCMKLALANVDCPVDYINPHATSTVVGDIKEIEAIRAVFGDKIPPISATKSLTGHSLGAAGVQEAIYSILMMQNNFIAKSAHIEEIDPDFADLPIVRERIDNADINCVLSNGFGFGGTNATLVFKRPDA, from the coding sequence ATGAGGCGTGTGGTCGTCACCGGAATGGGCATCGTGTCGTCGATCGGCAATACGACGCAGGAAGTTCTGACGAGCCTTCGTGACGCCAAGTCGGGCATCGTGTTCGCCGAAGACTACGAGAAGCTCGGCTTCCGCTGCCAGGTCCATGGCGCGCCGACGCTCGATCCGGCGGAAGCGCTCGACCGGCGCACGACCCGCTTCATGGGCGCCGGCGCCGCCTGGAACTACATCGCCATGCAGCAGGCGATCGAGGATGCCGGGCTTGAGGAAAGCGACATCACCAACGAGCGCACCGGCCTGATCATGGGCTCCGGCGGCCCGTCGACAAAGGCCATCGTGGAGGCGGCCGATATTGCCCGTCAGAAGGGCCCGCGCCGCATCGGCCCGACCGCCGTTCCCAAGGCGATGTCCTCCACCAACTCCGCGACGCTGGCCACGCCCTTCAAGATCCACGGCGTGAACTATTCGATCTCGGCGGCCTGTGCGACCACCAACATCTGTATCGGCAACGCAGCCGAGCTGATCCAGTGGGGCAAGCAGGACGTGGTCTTCGCCGGTGGCGGCGAAGAACTCGACTGGACGCTCTCGGTCCTCTTCGACGCCATGGGCGCGATGTCGTCCAAGCACAATGACACGCCCTCAACCGCCTCGCGCGCCTATGACGCCAACCGCGACGGCTTCGTCATCGCCGGCGGCGCGGGCGTTCTGGTGCTTGAGGAATATGAACGCGCCAAGGCGCGCGGCGCGAAGATCTACGCCGAAATCGTCGGCTACGGCGCAACCTCCGACGGCTACGACATGGTGGCCCCGTCGGGCGAGGGCGCGGCACGCTGCATGAAACTGGCGCTGGCCAATGTCGATTGCCCGGTTGACTACATCAACCCGCATGCCACCTCCACGGTGGTTGGCGACATCAAGGAAATCGAGGCGATCCGCGCGGTTTTCGGCGACAAGATCCCGCCGATCTCCGCAACCAAGTCGCTGACCGGCCATTCGCTGGGTGCGGCTGGCGTGCAGGAAGCGATCTACTCGATCCTGATGATGCAGAACAACTTCATCGCAAAGTCGGCGCATATCGAGGAAATCGACCCGGATTTCGCCGATCTGCCGATCGTGCGCGAGCGGATCGACAACGCGGATATCAACTGCGTTCTTTCAAACGGCTTCGGTTTCGGCGGCACCAACGCCACGCTTGTTTTCAAGCGCCCCGACGCCTGA
- a CDS encoding SH3 domain-containing protein encodes MNRKLSKPHRFRAIARGLFALTLLVSISVCVRGDAIAQGTTEGASGLPVPRFVSLKSDRVNVRRGPGRDHEVVWTFVRAGLPLEIVQEFENWRRIRDWEGSEGWVFHSLLSGRRTALVKPWEKSGTVPLRASPNSNAAVIGELEPNVLASVAECGKGFCRLSGQDWAGWVDQTLLFGVYPDETFD; translated from the coding sequence ATGAACCGAAAACTGTCAAAGCCGCACCGTTTCCGCGCCATTGCGCGCGGTCTGTTTGCGCTTACGTTGCTGGTCTCGATCAGCGTCTGCGTAAGGGGCGATGCCATCGCCCAGGGAACGACCGAGGGCGCCAGCGGGCTTCCCGTTCCCCGCTTCGTGAGCCTCAAGTCGGACCGGGTGAACGTGCGCCGCGGGCCGGGGCGCGACCATGAGGTCGTATGGACATTCGTGCGCGCCGGTCTTCCGCTCGAAATCGTGCAGGAATTCGAGAACTGGCGTCGCATCCGCGACTGGGAAGGCAGCGAAGGCTGGGTTTTCCATTCGCTCCTGTCCGGGCGTCGCACCGCCCTGGTGAAGCCCTGGGAGAAGTCGGGCACCGTGCCGCTGCGCGCCAGCCCGAACTCCAATGCCGCCGTCATCGGCGAGCTTGAACCCAATGTGCTGGCCTCCGTTGCCGAATGTGGCAAGGGCTTCTGCCGGCTTTCGGGGCAGGACTGGGCCGGCTGGGTCGACCAGACCCTGCTTTTCGGGGTCTATCCCGACGAGACCTTCGATTGA
- the fabI gene encoding enoyl-ACP reductase FabI — protein sequence MTGLMKGKRGLVMGVANDHSIAWGIAKALAGQGAELAFTYQGEAFGRRVKPLADSIGADLLIPCDVEDIASVDAVFAKLKEEWGTIDFLVHAIGFSDKNELKGLYADTTRENFSRTMVISCFSFTEITKRAAALMPDGGSIVTLTYGGSTRVMPNYNVMGVAKAALESSVRYLAMDYGPHNIRVNAISAGPVRTLAGAGVADARLMFNYQREHSPLQRTVTIDEVGGTGVYLLSDLSSGVTGEVHFVDSGYNIVSMPRLDALKEQAKATAE from the coding sequence ATGACCGGTTTGATGAAGGGCAAGCGCGGCCTGGTCATGGGTGTCGCCAATGATCACTCGATCGCCTGGGGCATTGCGAAGGCCCTGGCGGGTCAGGGTGCGGAACTGGCATTCACCTATCAGGGCGAAGCCTTCGGGCGACGCGTGAAGCCGCTGGCAGATTCCATCGGGGCCGACCTGCTCATCCCCTGCGACGTGGAAGACATCGCCTCCGTCGACGCCGTCTTCGCCAAGCTGAAGGAAGAATGGGGCACCATCGATTTCCTCGTCCACGCGATCGGTTTTTCCGACAAGAACGAGCTGAAGGGGCTTTATGCGGACACCACGCGCGAGAATTTCTCCCGCACGATGGTGATTTCCTGCTTCTCCTTCACCGAAATCACCAAGCGCGCCGCGGCCCTGATGCCCGATGGCGGCTCCATCGTCACGCTGACCTATGGTGGCTCCACGCGCGTCATGCCGAATTACAACGTGATGGGCGTGGCCAAGGCGGCGCTGGAATCCTCCGTGCGCTATCTGGCGATGGATTACGGCCCGCACAACATCCGCGTCAACGCAATCTCCGCCGGTCCGGTGCGGACGCTGGCGGGTGCCGGTGTCGCCGATGCGCGTCTGATGTTCAACTATCAGCGCGAGCATTCCCCGCTTCAGCGTACCGTCACCATTGACGAGGTGGGGGGAACCGGCGTCTACCTGCTGTCGGATCTCTCTTCCGGGGTGACCGGCGAAGTGCATTTCGTCGACAGCGGCTACAACATCGTTTCCATGCCGCGTCTCGATGCGCTGAAGGAACAGGCGAAAGCCACCGCCGAGTAG
- a CDS encoding D-glycerate dehydrogenase — MSIKKPLVVVTRTLPDVVETRMRELFDTRLNDSDRPMSQAELVEAVKTADVLVPTVTDKIDAAVLSQAGPNLRLIANFGNGIDNIDVNTANNRGITVTNTPGVLTEDTADMTMALILAVPRRLAEGMKALERGEWQGWSPTWMLGRRIWGKRLGIVGMGRIGQAVARRAKAFGMSIHYHNRRRVPTKIEDQLEATYWDSLDQMLARMDVISVHCPHTPATFHLLSARRLKLMKPEAYLVNTARGEVIDEAALTRMIEAGDLAGAGLDVFEREPAVNPKLLKSEKVVLLPHMGSATIEGRIDMGEKVIINIRTFMDGHRPPDRVLPSML; from the coding sequence ATGTCCATCAAGAAACCCCTTGTCGTCGTCACCCGGACATTGCCGGATGTTGTCGAGACCCGTATGCGCGAGCTTTTTGACACGCGCCTGAATGACAGCGACCGGCCCATGAGCCAGGCCGAACTGGTGGAAGCCGTCAAGACGGCCGACGTGCTCGTTCCCACCGTAACGGACAAGATCGACGCTGCCGTTTTATCCCAGGCGGGCCCGAATCTGCGCCTTATCGCGAATTTCGGCAATGGTATCGATAATATCGACGTGAATACGGCGAACAATCGCGGCATCACGGTTACCAACACGCCGGGCGTGCTGACGGAAGACACAGCAGACATGACCATGGCGCTGATCCTCGCCGTACCGCGCCGTCTGGCGGAAGGCATGAAGGCGCTGGAAAGAGGCGAGTGGCAGGGCTGGTCGCCAACCTGGATGCTGGGCCGCCGGATCTGGGGCAAGCGCCTGGGCATTGTCGGCATGGGCCGAATCGGTCAGGCCGTCGCGCGCCGCGCCAAGGCCTTCGGCATGTCGATCCACTATCACAACCGCCGCCGCGTCCCCACCAAGATCGAGGACCAGCTTGAGGCGACCTATTGGGACAGCCTCGATCAGATGCTCGCCCGCATGGACGTCATTTCGGTTCATTGCCCGCACACGCCGGCGACCTTCCACCTCCTGTCCGCACGTCGGCTGAAGCTGATGAAGCCAGAGGCCTATCTGGTCAACACCGCGCGCGGCGAGGTGATCGACGAAGCCGCCTTGACGCGCATGATCGAGGCGGGCGACCTGGCAGGCGCCGGGCTTGACGTGTTCGAGCGTGAACCGGCGGTCAATCCCAAGCTTCTGAAGTCGGAAAAGGTGGTGTTGCTGCCGCATATGGGATCGGCCACGATCGAAGGCCGCATCGATATGGGCGAGAAGGTCATCATCAATATCCGCACCTTCATGGACGGCCACCGTCCGCCGGACAGGGTTCTACCATCGATGCTGTGA
- a CDS encoding bifunctional helix-turn-helix domain-containing protein/methylated-DNA--[protein]-cysteine S-methyltransferase, producing the protein MALDRSSNAVLRPLGEEMGSDYAIVRRTLEFITQNWRDQPSLEEIAAGTGLSAMHLQRVFHRWAGLTPKQFLQAITLDHARHLLRDAASVLDTSYEVGLSGPARLHDLFVVHEAMTPGVYRARGRGLVIRWAFHPSPFGHALIMVSEHGLAGLAFADPGEEAAALDDMRGRWPNADYREDSAATAPFATRIFNPDNWQPDTPLRVVLIGTDFEVRVWETLLAIPLGRATTYSDIATRLGKPSAARAVGTAVGKNPVSFVVPCHRVLGKTGALCGYHWGLTRKKAILGWEAGMAGPATA; encoded by the coding sequence ATGGCACTGGATCGATCCAGCAATGCGGTTCTGAGACCGCTCGGTGAGGAAATGGGCAGCGATTACGCGATCGTGCGCCGGACGCTGGAATTCATCACGCAGAATTGGCGCGACCAGCCGAGCCTGGAAGAGATCGCCGCCGGGACCGGCCTTTCGGCGATGCACCTGCAACGGGTCTTCCATCGTTGGGCGGGGCTGACGCCGAAGCAGTTCCTTCAGGCGATCACCCTGGACCACGCCCGCCATCTCCTGCGCGACGCGGCTTCCGTGCTGGACACCAGCTACGAGGTGGGCCTTTCCGGGCCCGCGCGGCTGCATGATCTCTTTGTCGTGCATGAGGCCATGACTCCCGGTGTTTACCGGGCGCGCGGGCGCGGTCTCGTCATTCGGTGGGCCTTTCACCCCTCGCCCTTCGGCCATGCGCTCATCATGGTGAGCGAACACGGCCTCGCCGGCCTTGCCTTCGCCGATCCGGGCGAAGAGGCCGCGGCTCTGGATGACATGCGCGGCCGCTGGCCGAATGCCGACTACCGGGAAGACAGCGCCGCAACCGCACCCTTTGCCACCCGGATCTTCAATCCCGACAACTGGCAGCCGGACACGCCGTTGCGGGTGGTGCTGATCGGTACGGATTTCGAGGTCCGTGTCTGGGAAACACTGCTGGCGATCCCGCTGGGGCGCGCCACCACCTACTCCGATATCGCGACAAGGCTCGGCAAGCCCTCCGCGGCGCGTGCGGTGGGAACAGCGGTCGGCAAGAACCCGGTATCCTTCGTGGTGCCCTGCCACCGCGTTCTGGGAAAGACCGGCGCATTATGCGGTTATCACTGGGGCTTGACCCGCAAGAAGGCCATTCTGGGCTGGGAAGCGGGCATGGCGGGGCCCGCCACCGCCTGA
- the nth gene encoding endonuclease III, which translates to MTRTKPESNSTSSKKASAKARPARKAPATRGRAKAVKYTRAEIEAIFERFHAQEPEPKGELEYVNAFTLLVAVVLSAQATDAGVNRATRGLFAMAETPEKMVALGEDGVREAIKTIGLFRNKAKNVVALSHMLIDKHGGEVPRSREALEELPGVGRKTANVVLNIAFGEPTVAVDTHLFRIGNRLGIAPGKTPLEVEQKLEKIIPDKYRLHAHHWLILHGRYVCKARTPDCGRCIIADLCKSPEKRVANATGDGSAATPRKS; encoded by the coding sequence ATGACCAGAACCAAGCCAGAGTCGAATTCCACCAGTTCCAAAAAGGCATCTGCCAAGGCAAGGCCTGCGCGAAAGGCACCAGCGACACGCGGGCGGGCCAAGGCCGTGAAATACACGCGCGCCGAAATCGAGGCGATCTTCGAGCGCTTTCATGCGCAGGAGCCGGAGCCGAAGGGCGAGCTTGAATATGTGAACGCCTTCACGCTTCTGGTGGCCGTGGTTCTTTCCGCACAGGCGACCGATGCGGGCGTCAACCGGGCAACGCGCGGGCTTTTCGCCATGGCGGAAACGCCGGAAAAGATGGTGGCGCTGGGGGAAGACGGCGTGCGCGAGGCGATCAAGACCATCGGGCTCTTCCGCAACAAGGCGAAAAACGTGGTGGCGCTGTCGCACATGCTGATCGACAAGCATGGCGGCGAGGTTCCGCGCTCGCGAGAGGCGTTGGAAGAATTGCCGGGCGTGGGGCGCAAGACCGCGAATGTGGTGCTCAACATCGCCTTCGGGGAGCCGACGGTCGCCGTCGACACCCATCTCTTCCGGATCGGCAACCGCCTTGGCATCGCGCCGGGCAAGACGCCGCTGGAGGTGGAGCAGAAGCTGGAAAAGATCATTCCGGACAAATATCGCCTGCATGCCCATCACTGGCTGATCCTGCATGGGCGCTATGTCTGCAAGGCCCGCACGCCCGATTGCGGGCGCTGCATCATCGCGGATCTGTGCAAGTCACCGGAAAAGAGGGTGGCCAACGCGACGGGGGACGGATCCGCCGCCACACCGCGCAAGAGCTGA
- a CDS encoding ATP-binding protein codes for MQVGIDIGTTSHGTAAMFDLEELLATRLLVQGNSGSGKSHLLRRILEQSAQWVQQAIIDPEGDFVTLADKFGHVIVDAQGTSESDLARIAGRVRQHRVSVVLNLEGLEADLQMKAAAAFLNGLFDAERDLWYPMLVVVDEAQLFAPAVGGEVSDEARRVSLGAMTNLMCRGRKRGLAGIIATQRLAKLAKNVAAEAANFLMGRTFLDIDMARAADLLGMERRQAEAFRNLERGRFIALGSAITRRAETVTIGPVETASRSGGLKLMPLPEQPPEDARDLIFTRGENEPEEYHRPVRRPAPAPAPDLLAQLAEARVTANAQAEAAAPAMDEGERQAEIDKILHEILNDPEAGFRSVSVLYQDFQVRMRIARLGPAMDLPAFRQRLAVARAGVGQDEEATPDWEHAIELSHSLPDDMQGVFLVLARAALAGDPCPSDAEIARIYGTRSTGRARRLIAYMEERDFIVVSTDFSGNRQIAIPEFGWRTGSGNPNAAPAETTSDCA; via the coding sequence ATGCAGGTCGGCATCGACATCGGTACGACGTCGCACGGGACGGCGGCCATGTTCGATCTGGAGGAACTGCTGGCGACGCGTCTGCTCGTTCAGGGCAATTCCGGCTCCGGCAAATCCCACCTCCTGCGCCGTATTCTGGAACAGAGCGCCCAATGGGTGCAGCAGGCCATCATCGATCCGGAGGGGGATTTCGTCACGCTGGCCGACAAGTTCGGCCATGTCATCGTCGATGCACAGGGCACCAGCGAAAGCGATCTTGCCCGCATCGCGGGCCGTGTGCGTCAGCATCGCGTCTCTGTCGTGCTCAATCTGGAAGGGCTTGAGGCGGACCTTCAGATGAAGGCGGCGGCCGCTTTCCTGAACGGGCTTTTCGATGCCGAACGCGATCTCTGGTATCCGATGCTGGTGGTGGTCGATGAAGCCCAGCTTTTCGCCCCCGCCGTCGGTGGCGAGGTGTCCGACGAGGCGCGCCGCGTTTCGCTGGGCGCCATGACCAACCTCATGTGCCGCGGCCGAAAGCGCGGACTGGCGGGCATCATCGCCACGCAGCGTCTGGCAAAGCTTGCCAAGAACGTGGCCGCCGAAGCCGCCAATTTCCTCATGGGCCGCACCTTCCTCGATATCGACATGGCCCGTGCCGCCGATCTTCTGGGCATGGAGCGCCGTCAGGCGGAAGCCTTCCGCAATCTGGAGCGCGGTCGCTTCATCGCGCTCGGTTCCGCCATCACGCGGCGCGCCGAGACGGTAACCATCGGCCCGGTGGAAACGGCATCGCGCAGCGGTGGGTTGAAGCTGATGCCGCTGCCGGAACAGCCGCCGGAAGATGCGCGCGACCTGATCTTCACCCGCGGCGAGAACGAGCCGGAGGAATATCACCGTCCCGTGCGCCGCCCCGCGCCCGCCCCCGCCCCCGATCTTCTGGCCCAGCTGGCGGAGGCGCGCGTTACCGCCAACGCTCAGGCGGAAGCCGCGGCCCCCGCGATGGATGAGGGCGAGCGGCAAGCCGAAATTGACAAGATCCTGCACGAGATCCTGAACGATCCGGAGGCCGGGTTCCGCTCCGTCTCGGTGCTTTATCAGGATTTTCAGGTGCGCATGCGCATCGCCCGGCTGGGCCCTGCCATGGACCTTCCCGCCTTTCGCCAGCGCCTTGCCGTGGCGCGCGCCGGTGTCGGGCAGGATGAGGAGGCGACGCCCGATTGGGAACATGCGATCGAACTCTCGCACAGCCTGCCCGATGACATGCAGGGCGTGTTCCTCGTGCTGGCGCGCGCCGCACTTGCCGGGGATCCCTGCCCCAGCGATGCCGAAATCGCGCGGATTTACGGCACCCGCTCCACCGGGCGCGCGCGCCGTCTGATCGCCTATATGGAAGAACGCGATTTCATCGTCGTCAGCACGGACTTTTCCGGCAACCGCCAGATCGCCATCCCGGAATTCGGCTGGCGCACCGGCTCCGGCAACCCCAACGCCGCGCCCGCCGAAACCACGTCGGACTGCGCCTGA